A genome region from Hemiscyllium ocellatum isolate sHemOce1 unplaced genomic scaffold, sHemOce1.pat.X.cur. scaffold_3185_pat_ctg1, whole genome shotgun sequence includes the following:
- the LOC132813060 gene encoding metallophosphoesterase domain-containing protein 1-like: MDPRPLSPEYLRLRRDPHRRLRLEELPPGSPPSPGYVRVVCISDTHLRTKQRSLPQGDILIHAGDFTQTGHRSEILAFRN; encoded by the exons ATGGATCCCCGGCCACTCAGCCCGGAATACCTGCGGCTCAGGAGGGATCCGCATCGGAGACTTCG GTTGGAGGAATTGCCCCCAGGTTCGCCCCCCTCCCCAGGATACGTCCGGGTGGTCTGTATCTCGGACACCCACCTGAGAACCAAACAACGGAGCCTCCCTCAGGGCGACATTCTGATTCACGCGGGAGACTTCACCCAGACTGGGCATCGCTCCGAGATCCTGGCATTTAGGAACTG